In a single window of the Entelurus aequoreus isolate RoL-2023_Sb linkage group LG16, RoL_Eaeq_v1.1, whole genome shotgun sequence genome:
- the dnaaf11 gene encoding dynein axonemal assembly factor 11 isoform X3: MVYITEDLIRRRAEHNECQILSLEEVSLHQQDIEKIEHIDKWCRDLKILYLQNNLIPRIGEILDGLLSRVSVSKMFSRSFILENLGRLKKLEYLNLALNNIEVIENLEGCESLCKLDLTVNFVARLSSVQTLKDNVHLRELFLVGNPCTQFEGYRDFVLASLPQLKSLDGTHVTRSERIRASQGLEEVRRRVSEQEEEYLKRRAVEKEEEHRKGKGDETGSQETEGDIGSPALEDKQELKETTESDEERREKEFWNTPCPFTPESRLETHRHLEENKRTKDRSKEKKAKPPRTLITADGRVLNVNEPKLGFSLTEDDDNNRIILDLSVYRHMDTSLMDVDVQPMYIRVTIKGKIFQLLLPSEVKPDSSTAKRSQTTGHLLINMPKALGEIKAPKAAARPYRDDHRQRKSPDDKKREKNVPERLEVDASKVLDLANIVPRHNATEGPLEATPWQQIPVPSEDFVDDFDVPPLI, from the exons ATGGTTTACA TCACAGAGGACCTCATTCGTCGGCGGGCGGAACACAACGAGTGCCAAATCTTGTCCCTAGAGGAGGTCTCTCTGCACCAGCAGGACATCGAGAAGATTGAGCACATTGACAAGTGGTGCAGAGACCTCAAGATCCTCTACCTGCAGAACAACCTTATTCCAAGGATCGGTGAGATACTTGATGGCCTCCTTAGCCGTGTGTCAGTCTCAAAAATGTTCTCCCGGTCTTTCATCCTAGAGAACCTGGGTCGCTTGAAGAAGCTGGAGTACTTGAATCTGGCCTTGAACAACATTGAAGTCATTGAAAACCTTGAAG gctgtGAGAGCCTTTGCAAGTTGGACCTGACGGTGAACTTTGTAGCTCGTCTGAGCAGCGTGCAGACGCTGAAAGACAACGTCCACCTGCGGGAGCTCTTCCTTGTGGGGAACCCGTGCACGCAGTTTGAAGGCTACAGAGACTTTGTGCTTGCTTCGCTGCCACAGCTGAAG TCGCTAGACGGGACACATGTCACAAGGTCGGAGAGGATCAGAGCCTCTCAGGGGCTGGAGGAGGTTAGGAGGCGTGTCTCGGAACAAGAGGAGGAATACCTGAAGAGGAGAGCAGTAGAGAAGGAGGAAGAGCACAGGAAGGGAAAAGGAGACGAGACAGGAAGCCAGGAGACCGAAGGAGACATTGGCAG CCCCGCCTTGGAGGACAAGCAGGAGTTGAAGGAGACGACCGAGTCAGATGAGGAGCGACGGGAGAAGGAATTCTGGAACACTCCGTGTCCTTTCACCCCGGAATCCCGTCTGGAGACTCACCGCCATCTGGAGGAAAATAAGCGGACAAAAGATAG aagcaaAGAAAAGAAAGCAAAGCCCCCAAGGACTCTGATAACTGCTGATGGACGAGTCTTGAATGTCAATGAGCCAAA GCTGGGCTTTTCTCTGACTGAAGACGATGACAACAACAGGATCATCCTAGATCTGTCAGTGTACag ACACATGGACACCTCCTTGATGGATGTGGACGTGCAGCCAATGTACATCAGAGTCACCATCAAAGGAAAG ATATTCCAGTTGCTTCTGCCCTCTGAGGTCAAACCTGACAGCTCCACGGCTAAGAGGTCTCAAACTACAGGCCACCTGCTCATCAACATGCCAAAG GCTCTAGGCGAAATCAAGGCGCCAAAGGCCGCCGCACGTCCGTACAGAGACGACCACCGCCAGCGCAAATCGCCTGATGACAAAAAGAG AGAGAAGAATGTTCCAGAGAGGCTGGAAGTGGACGCCAGCAAGGTATTGGACCTCGCCAACATTGTACCACGCCACAATGCCACGGAAGGTCCGCTGGAAGCGACACCATGGCAACAAATCCCTGTCCCCTCTGAGGACTTTGTGGACGATTTTGACGTGCCGCCACTCATTTAG
- the dnaaf11 gene encoding dynein axonemal assembly factor 11 isoform X4 gives MVYITEDLIRRRAEHNECQILSLEEVSLHQQDIEKIEHIDKWCRDLKILYLQNNLIPRIENLGRLKKLEYLNLALNNIEVIENLEGCESLCKLDLTVNFVARLSSVQTLKDNVHLRELFLVGNPCTQFEGYRDFVLASLPQLKSLDGTHVTRSERIRASQGLEEVRRRVSEQEEEYLKRRAVEKEEEHRKGKGDETGSQETEGDIGSPALEDKQELKETTESDEERREKEFWNTPCPFTPESRLETHRHLEENKRTKDRSKEKKAKPPRTLITADGRVLNVNEPKLGFSLTEDDDNNRIILDLSVYRHMDTSLMDVDVQPMYIRVTIKGKIFQLLLPSEVKPDSSTAKRSQTTGHLLINMPKALGEIKAPKAAARPYRDDHRQRKSPDDKKREKNVPERLEVDASKVLDLANIVPRHNATEGPLEATPWQQIPVPSEDFVDDFDVPPLI, from the exons ATGGTTTACA TCACAGAGGACCTCATTCGTCGGCGGGCGGAACACAACGAGTGCCAAATCTTGTCCCTAGAGGAGGTCTCTCTGCACCAGCAGGACATCGAGAAGATTGAGCACATTGACAAGTGGTGCAGAGACCTCAAGATCCTCTACCTGCAGAACAACCTTATTCCAAGGATCG AGAACCTGGGTCGCTTGAAGAAGCTGGAGTACTTGAATCTGGCCTTGAACAACATTGAAGTCATTGAAAACCTTGAAG gctgtGAGAGCCTTTGCAAGTTGGACCTGACGGTGAACTTTGTAGCTCGTCTGAGCAGCGTGCAGACGCTGAAAGACAACGTCCACCTGCGGGAGCTCTTCCTTGTGGGGAACCCGTGCACGCAGTTTGAAGGCTACAGAGACTTTGTGCTTGCTTCGCTGCCACAGCTGAAG TCGCTAGACGGGACACATGTCACAAGGTCGGAGAGGATCAGAGCCTCTCAGGGGCTGGAGGAGGTTAGGAGGCGTGTCTCGGAACAAGAGGAGGAATACCTGAAGAGGAGAGCAGTAGAGAAGGAGGAAGAGCACAGGAAGGGAAAAGGAGACGAGACAGGAAGCCAGGAGACCGAAGGAGACATTGGCAG CCCCGCCTTGGAGGACAAGCAGGAGTTGAAGGAGACGACCGAGTCAGATGAGGAGCGACGGGAGAAGGAATTCTGGAACACTCCGTGTCCTTTCACCCCGGAATCCCGTCTGGAGACTCACCGCCATCTGGAGGAAAATAAGCGGACAAAAGATAG aagcaaAGAAAAGAAAGCAAAGCCCCCAAGGACTCTGATAACTGCTGATGGACGAGTCTTGAATGTCAATGAGCCAAA GCTGGGCTTTTCTCTGACTGAAGACGATGACAACAACAGGATCATCCTAGATCTGTCAGTGTACag ACACATGGACACCTCCTTGATGGATGTGGACGTGCAGCCAATGTACATCAGAGTCACCATCAAAGGAAAG ATATTCCAGTTGCTTCTGCCCTCTGAGGTCAAACCTGACAGCTCCACGGCTAAGAGGTCTCAAACTACAGGCCACCTGCTCATCAACATGCCAAAG GCTCTAGGCGAAATCAAGGCGCCAAAGGCCGCCGCACGTCCGTACAGAGACGACCACCGCCAGCGCAAATCGCCTGATGACAAAAAGAG AGAGAAGAATGTTCCAGAGAGGCTGGAAGTGGACGCCAGCAAGGTATTGGACCTCGCCAACATTGTACCACGCCACAATGCCACGGAAGGTCCGCTGGAAGCGACACCATGGCAACAAATCCCTGTCCCCTCTGAGGACTTTGTGGACGATTTTGACGTGCCGCCACTCATTTAG
- the LOC133631384 gene encoding zinc finger protein 180-like isoform X2 codes for MSVLTGQVLRDQLSVIMARLSQAAMMEICELVEGALVGLRTENQQLKSRLDLIEAVVVRGSFGGKEAEQSEPDGGGGEAGGGAQISGEELPDVVLIKDEDSDIMKEDVTPSSTTRPKKRHRARDKDSERKVSCDEVQGGVTVYSLNTLGSSCQPAAGEMYSSFAPLEEEEVQLMDQDNLSYLSTNTLMDGQPSTNVNAAWSEPAASHVTFAHFDHNESSDACGLKMVSVSGAAPPDRSDTTFEYQAGDVSDAFGGGKGRRFVCHFCNKTFATSQNLDVHMRIHTGERPFSCQQCGKRFTQSAHLKAHLNIHSGARPFACTMCSRTFSANYALKMHVKKCHVNG; via the exons ATGTCAGTTTTGACGGGACAAGTTCTCCGCGACCAGCTCAGCGTCATCATGGCGAGGCTGAGCCAGGCGGCCATGATGGAGATCTGCGAGTTGGTGGAGGGAGCCTTGGTCGGCCTGCGCACCGAGAACCAGCAGCTCAAGAGCAGGCTCGACCTAATCGAAGCCGTCGTGGTTCGGGGCAGCTTCGGAGGGAAGGAGGCCGAGCAGTCGGAGCCCGACGGCGGCGGAGGAGAAGCCGGTGGAGGCGCTCAAATATCCGGCGAGGAG CTTCCTGACGTGGTGCTGATCAAAGATGAAGACTCAGACATTATGAAAG AGGACGTCACGCCGTCATCCACCACCCGACCAAAGAAGAGACATCGAGCGAGAGACAAGGACTCGGAGAGAAAGGTGTCCTGTGATGAGGTTCAGGGTGGGGTCACTGTGTACTCGTTGAACACTCTGGGCTCCTCCTGCCAGCCTGCCGCGGGCGAGATGTATTCTTCGTTCGCCCCTCTGGAAGAAGAAGAGGTCCAACTCATGGACCAGGACAATCTGTCGTATTTGTCCACTAACACCCTGATGGACGGGCAGCCTTCCACAAACGTCAACGCGGCATGGAGCGAGCCAGCGGCAAGTCACGTGACCTTTGCGCACTTTGACCACAATGAATCAAGCGACGCCTGCGGCCTCAAGATGGTCAGCGTCTCGGGCGCGGCACCGCCCGACCGCAGCGACACAACGTTCGAGTACCAGGCGGGTGATGTGTCCGACGCCTTCGGAGGCGGCAAAGGTCGTCGCTTCGTGTGCCACTTCTGCAACAAGACCTTTGCCACGTCTCAGAACCTGGACGTACATATGCGCATACACACGGGCGAGAGACCCTTCTCGTGTCAGCAGTGCGGAAAAAGGTTCACGCAGTCCGCGCACCTCAAGGCTCACCTCAACATCCACTCGGGGGCACGACCCTTTGCCTGCACCATGTGCTCGCGAACTTTCAGTGCCAACTACGCCCTCAAGATGCACGTCAAGAAGTGTCACGTCAATGGCTGA
- the dnaaf11 gene encoding dynein axonemal assembly factor 11 isoform X2: MPKNCVVFGCANHNWKQVKQRLYFVLPKRDKSPQRRDKWLAALHWENEDGSHWSPPKSRVVCSDHFVSVTEDLIRRRAEHNECQILSLEEVSLHQQDIEKIEHIDKWCRDLKILYLQNNLIPRIENLGRLKKLEYLNLALNNIEVIENLEGCESLCKLDLTVNFVARLSSVQTLKDNVHLRELFLVGNPCTQFEGYRDFVLASLPQLKSLDGTHVTRSERIRASQGLEEVRRRVSEQEEEYLKRRAVEKEEEHRKGKGDETGSQETEGDIGSPALEDKQELKETTESDEERREKEFWNTPCPFTPESRLETHRHLEENKRTKDRSKEKKAKPPRTLITADGRVLNVNEPKLGFSLTEDDDNNRIILDLSVYRHMDTSLMDVDVQPMYIRVTIKGKIFQLLLPSEVKPDSSTAKRSQTTGHLLINMPKALGEIKAPKAAARPYRDDHRQRKSPDDKKREKNVPERLEVDASKVLDLANIVPRHNATEGPLEATPWQQIPVPSEDFVDDFDVPPLI; encoded by the exons atgccgaaaaactgtgttgtttttggttgtgctaaccacaactggaaacaggtaaaacaaaggttgtattttgttctgccaaagcgtgataaaagcccacagagacgagacaaatggctcgcagctttacactgggaaaacgaggacggttctcactggagtcccccaaagtcccgggtcgtgtgttcggatcacttcgtttctg TCACAGAGGACCTCATTCGTCGGCGGGCGGAACACAACGAGTGCCAAATCTTGTCCCTAGAGGAGGTCTCTCTGCACCAGCAGGACATCGAGAAGATTGAGCACATTGACAAGTGGTGCAGAGACCTCAAGATCCTCTACCTGCAGAACAACCTTATTCCAAGGATCG AGAACCTGGGTCGCTTGAAGAAGCTGGAGTACTTGAATCTGGCCTTGAACAACATTGAAGTCATTGAAAACCTTGAAG gctgtGAGAGCCTTTGCAAGTTGGACCTGACGGTGAACTTTGTAGCTCGTCTGAGCAGCGTGCAGACGCTGAAAGACAACGTCCACCTGCGGGAGCTCTTCCTTGTGGGGAACCCGTGCACGCAGTTTGAAGGCTACAGAGACTTTGTGCTTGCTTCGCTGCCACAGCTGAAG TCGCTAGACGGGACACATGTCACAAGGTCGGAGAGGATCAGAGCCTCTCAGGGGCTGGAGGAGGTTAGGAGGCGTGTCTCGGAACAAGAGGAGGAATACCTGAAGAGGAGAGCAGTAGAGAAGGAGGAAGAGCACAGGAAGGGAAAAGGAGACGAGACAGGAAGCCAGGAGACCGAAGGAGACATTGGCAG CCCCGCCTTGGAGGACAAGCAGGAGTTGAAGGAGACGACCGAGTCAGATGAGGAGCGACGGGAGAAGGAATTCTGGAACACTCCGTGTCCTTTCACCCCGGAATCCCGTCTGGAGACTCACCGCCATCTGGAGGAAAATAAGCGGACAAAAGATAG aagcaaAGAAAAGAAAGCAAAGCCCCCAAGGACTCTGATAACTGCTGATGGACGAGTCTTGAATGTCAATGAGCCAAA GCTGGGCTTTTCTCTGACTGAAGACGATGACAACAACAGGATCATCCTAGATCTGTCAGTGTACag ACACATGGACACCTCCTTGATGGATGTGGACGTGCAGCCAATGTACATCAGAGTCACCATCAAAGGAAAG ATATTCCAGTTGCTTCTGCCCTCTGAGGTCAAACCTGACAGCTCCACGGCTAAGAGGTCTCAAACTACAGGCCACCTGCTCATCAACATGCCAAAG GCTCTAGGCGAAATCAAGGCGCCAAAGGCCGCCGCACGTCCGTACAGAGACGACCACCGCCAGCGCAAATCGCCTGATGACAAAAAGAG AGAGAAGAATGTTCCAGAGAGGCTGGAAGTGGACGCCAGCAAGGTATTGGACCTCGCCAACATTGTACCACGCCACAATGCCACGGAAGGTCCGCTGGAAGCGACACCATGGCAACAAATCCCTGTCCCCTCTGAGGACTTTGTGGACGATTTTGACGTGCCGCCACTCATTTAG
- the LOC133631384 gene encoding zinc finger protein 180-like isoform X1, with the protein MSVLTGQVLRDQLSVIMARLSQAAMMEICELVEGALVGLRTENQQLKSRLDLIEAVVVRGSFGGKEAEQSEPDGGGGEAGGGAQISGEELPDVVLIKDEDSDIMKVEDVTPSSTTRPKKRHRARDKDSERKVSCDEVQGGVTVYSLNTLGSSCQPAAGEMYSSFAPLEEEEVQLMDQDNLSYLSTNTLMDGQPSTNVNAAWSEPAASHVTFAHFDHNESSDACGLKMVSVSGAAPPDRSDTTFEYQAGDVSDAFGGGKGRRFVCHFCNKTFATSQNLDVHMRIHTGERPFSCQQCGKRFTQSAHLKAHLNIHSGARPFACTMCSRTFSANYALKMHVKKCHVNG; encoded by the exons ATGTCAGTTTTGACGGGACAAGTTCTCCGCGACCAGCTCAGCGTCATCATGGCGAGGCTGAGCCAGGCGGCCATGATGGAGATCTGCGAGTTGGTGGAGGGAGCCTTGGTCGGCCTGCGCACCGAGAACCAGCAGCTCAAGAGCAGGCTCGACCTAATCGAAGCCGTCGTGGTTCGGGGCAGCTTCGGAGGGAAGGAGGCCGAGCAGTCGGAGCCCGACGGCGGCGGAGGAGAAGCCGGTGGAGGCGCTCAAATATCCGGCGAGGAG CTTCCTGACGTGGTGCTGATCAAAGATGAAGACTCAGACATTATGAAAG TAGAGGACGTCACGCCGTCATCCACCACCCGACCAAAGAAGAGACATCGAGCGAGAGACAAGGACTCGGAGAGAAAGGTGTCCTGTGATGAGGTTCAGGGTGGGGTCACTGTGTACTCGTTGAACACTCTGGGCTCCTCCTGCCAGCCTGCCGCGGGCGAGATGTATTCTTCGTTCGCCCCTCTGGAAGAAGAAGAGGTCCAACTCATGGACCAGGACAATCTGTCGTATTTGTCCACTAACACCCTGATGGACGGGCAGCCTTCCACAAACGTCAACGCGGCATGGAGCGAGCCAGCGGCAAGTCACGTGACCTTTGCGCACTTTGACCACAATGAATCAAGCGACGCCTGCGGCCTCAAGATGGTCAGCGTCTCGGGCGCGGCACCGCCCGACCGCAGCGACACAACGTTCGAGTACCAGGCGGGTGATGTGTCCGACGCCTTCGGAGGCGGCAAAGGTCGTCGCTTCGTGTGCCACTTCTGCAACAAGACCTTTGCCACGTCTCAGAACCTGGACGTACATATGCGCATACACACGGGCGAGAGACCCTTCTCGTGTCAGCAGTGCGGAAAAAGGTTCACGCAGTCCGCGCACCTCAAGGCTCACCTCAACATCCACTCGGGGGCACGACCCTTTGCCTGCACCATGTGCTCGCGAACTTTCAGTGCCAACTACGCCCTCAAGATGCACGTCAAGAAGTGTCACGTCAATGGCTGA
- the dnaaf11 gene encoding dynein axonemal assembly factor 11 isoform X1, with protein MPKNCVVFGCANHNWKQVKQRLYFVLPKRDKSPQRRDKWLAALHWENEDGSHWSPPKSRVVCSDHFVSVTEDLIRRRAEHNECQILSLEEVSLHQQDIEKIEHIDKWCRDLKILYLQNNLIPRIGEILDGLLSRVSVSKMFSRSFILENLGRLKKLEYLNLALNNIEVIENLEGCESLCKLDLTVNFVARLSSVQTLKDNVHLRELFLVGNPCTQFEGYRDFVLASLPQLKSLDGTHVTRSERIRASQGLEEVRRRVSEQEEEYLKRRAVEKEEEHRKGKGDETGSQETEGDIGSPALEDKQELKETTESDEERREKEFWNTPCPFTPESRLETHRHLEENKRTKDRSKEKKAKPPRTLITADGRVLNVNEPKLGFSLTEDDDNNRIILDLSVYRHMDTSLMDVDVQPMYIRVTIKGKIFQLLLPSEVKPDSSTAKRSQTTGHLLINMPKALGEIKAPKAAARPYRDDHRQRKSPDDKKREKNVPERLEVDASKVLDLANIVPRHNATEGPLEATPWQQIPVPSEDFVDDFDVPPLI; from the exons atgccgaaaaactgtgttgtttttggttgtgctaaccacaactggaaacaggtaaaacaaaggttgtattttgttctgccaaagcgtgataaaagcccacagagacgagacaaatggctcgcagctttacactgggaaaacgaggacggttctcactggagtcccccaaagtcccgggtcgtgtgttcggatcacttcgtttctg TCACAGAGGACCTCATTCGTCGGCGGGCGGAACACAACGAGTGCCAAATCTTGTCCCTAGAGGAGGTCTCTCTGCACCAGCAGGACATCGAGAAGATTGAGCACATTGACAAGTGGTGCAGAGACCTCAAGATCCTCTACCTGCAGAACAACCTTATTCCAAGGATCGGTGAGATACTTGATGGCCTCCTTAGCCGTGTGTCAGTCTCAAAAATGTTCTCCCGGTCTTTCATCCTAGAGAACCTGGGTCGCTTGAAGAAGCTGGAGTACTTGAATCTGGCCTTGAACAACATTGAAGTCATTGAAAACCTTGAAG gctgtGAGAGCCTTTGCAAGTTGGACCTGACGGTGAACTTTGTAGCTCGTCTGAGCAGCGTGCAGACGCTGAAAGACAACGTCCACCTGCGGGAGCTCTTCCTTGTGGGGAACCCGTGCACGCAGTTTGAAGGCTACAGAGACTTTGTGCTTGCTTCGCTGCCACAGCTGAAG TCGCTAGACGGGACACATGTCACAAGGTCGGAGAGGATCAGAGCCTCTCAGGGGCTGGAGGAGGTTAGGAGGCGTGTCTCGGAACAAGAGGAGGAATACCTGAAGAGGAGAGCAGTAGAGAAGGAGGAAGAGCACAGGAAGGGAAAAGGAGACGAGACAGGAAGCCAGGAGACCGAAGGAGACATTGGCAG CCCCGCCTTGGAGGACAAGCAGGAGTTGAAGGAGACGACCGAGTCAGATGAGGAGCGACGGGAGAAGGAATTCTGGAACACTCCGTGTCCTTTCACCCCGGAATCCCGTCTGGAGACTCACCGCCATCTGGAGGAAAATAAGCGGACAAAAGATAG aagcaaAGAAAAGAAAGCAAAGCCCCCAAGGACTCTGATAACTGCTGATGGACGAGTCTTGAATGTCAATGAGCCAAA GCTGGGCTTTTCTCTGACTGAAGACGATGACAACAACAGGATCATCCTAGATCTGTCAGTGTACag ACACATGGACACCTCCTTGATGGATGTGGACGTGCAGCCAATGTACATCAGAGTCACCATCAAAGGAAAG ATATTCCAGTTGCTTCTGCCCTCTGAGGTCAAACCTGACAGCTCCACGGCTAAGAGGTCTCAAACTACAGGCCACCTGCTCATCAACATGCCAAAG GCTCTAGGCGAAATCAAGGCGCCAAAGGCCGCCGCACGTCCGTACAGAGACGACCACCGCCAGCGCAAATCGCCTGATGACAAAAAGAG AGAGAAGAATGTTCCAGAGAGGCTGGAAGTGGACGCCAGCAAGGTATTGGACCTCGCCAACATTGTACCACGCCACAATGCCACGGAAGGTCCGCTGGAAGCGACACCATGGCAACAAATCCCTGTCCCCTCTGAGGACTTTGTGGACGATTTTGACGTGCCGCCACTCATTTAG